One part of the Vicia villosa cultivar HV-30 ecotype Madison, WI linkage group LG6, Vvil1.0, whole genome shotgun sequence genome encodes these proteins:
- the LOC131612008 gene encoding uncharacterized protein LOC131612008: MDSKDQRRLALQHTFQQLREVTNSSAINKASIIVDASKYIQELKQKVEGLNSELGIVESSSSQMDELPMVSVETLEKGFLINVLLEKNKPGMLVSILEAFEDLGLDVLDARVSCEDTFQLEAVGGDSHKDDSINAQVVKQAVLQAIKNTDD; encoded by the exons AtggattcaaaggatcaaagaaGATTGGCTCTCCAACACACGTTTCAACAACTTCGAGAAGTCACAAACTCTAGTGCT ATAAACAAAGCCTCAATTATTGTTGATGCCTCCAAATATATACAAGAATTGAAGCAAAAAGTTGAGGGACTGAACTCTGAGTTAGGAATTGTTGAGTCCTCTTCCTCTCAAATGGATGAGCTACCTATG gtGAGTGTGGAAACCCTAGAAAAGGGTTTCTTAATTAATGTGCTTTTAGAGAAGAATAAACCTGGAATGCTGGTGTCAATACTGGAAGCTTTTGAAGATTTGGGACTTGATGTGCTTGATGCTAGGGTTTCTTGTGAAGACACTTTCCAACTAGAAGCTGTGGGAGGAGAT AGTCACAAGGACGACAGTATCAACGCGCAAGTGGTGAAACAAGCAGTGTTGCAAGCAATCAAGAACACGGACGACTAA